The nucleotide sequence CAATTGCTGCCGGTACTGTTTGGCATCAGCCTGATCACGTTTGTGCTGGTGCGCTCGATTCCTGGCGACCCGGCGCGGGCCCTGCTGGGCTCGCGCAGCACGCCGGATGCCTTGCTGAAAATCCGCGCCCAGTACGGCCTCGACCAGCCTTTGTGGCAGCAGTATTTCTATTTCCTGAAGAACCTGCTCAAGGGCGATCTCGGCCAATCACTGCTGTACAAAGTCGACGCCTTGAAATTGATCGTCACCCGCATCGAACCCACCCTGGTGCTGGTGCTTGGCAGTGTGGTGCTGGCACTGCTGATTGCGGTGCCGCTGGCGACGTGGGCGGCGCGCAATAAAGGCGGGTGGGCGGACAACCTGATCCGCGTGTTCACCACCGTGGGCCTGGGCATGCCGGCGTTCTGGCTGGGCCTGATGCTGATCCTGCTGCTCAGTGTGCAATGGGGCCTGTTCCCGGTGTCCGGCTACGGCCGTACCTGGCTGGACAAGGCGCACCATATGGTCTTGCCGTGCCTGACCATCGCCCTGGCGCTGTCGGCGGTGCTGGTCCGCAACCTGCGGGCGAGCATGTTGATGGAGCTGCAGGCCGACCACGTCACTGCCGCGCGGGCCCGTGGGCTGTCGGAAGCTGCGGTGTTCCGTCGCCATGTGTTGCCCAATTCCCTGGTGCCGGCGGTCAACCTGCTGGCGGTGAATATTGGTTGGCTGATCAGCGGCACCGTCGTGATCGAAAGCCTGTTCGCCATTCCCGGCATCGGCCAGTTGCTGGTGCGCGGCATTTTTACCCGCGACTACATGGTGGTGCAGGGCGTGGCGATGGTGCTGGCGTGCGCGACGGTGGTGGTCAACTTTATCGCCGACGTGGTCACGGTGGCCCTCGACCCTCGGGTGAAAATGCAATGAGCAGCCGTCCACTGATTGCCCCATGGCGCCTGCGTCTGCGGTTTGGCTTTCGCAATGGCCGCCTGACGGCCGCGTGGGGGCTGTTGATCCTGCTGGTATGGTTGGTCCTGGCGCTATGTGCGCCGTGGATCGCGCCCTAT is from Pseudomonas marginalis and encodes:
- a CDS encoding ABC transporter permease; this translates as MNLARYRFVLSRPLQLLPVLFGISLITFVLVRSIPGDPARALLGSRSTPDALLKIRAQYGLDQPLWQQYFYFLKNLLKGDLGQSLLYKVDALKLIVTRIEPTLVLVLGSVVLALLIAVPLATWAARNKGGWADNLIRVFTTVGLGMPAFWLGLMLILLLSVQWGLFPVSGYGRTWLDKAHHMVLPCLTIALALSAVLVRNLRASMLMELQADHVTAARARGLSEAAVFRRHVLPNSLVPAVNLLAVNIGWLISGTVVIESLFAIPGIGQLLVRGIFTRDYMVVQGVAMVLACATVVVNFIADVVTVALDPRVKMQ